One Cedecea neteri DNA segment encodes these proteins:
- a CDS encoding DMT family transporter — protein sequence MRVSDYIRLLFLAAVWGASFLFMKIATPEFGAVNTAFLRVFFGFVGLAVILVTLRSSFRFEGKFRSALILGAINSGLPFFMYCLAAKWLPAGYSAILNATTPLMGAIIGFSFFGEKLTARKWLGVVLGLVGIMVITSVGDAQSNEDKIAGIIACLVATSCYGVAGFLTRRWISNKGGLNPKIVAFGSQIGAVLFLLPFFAWSVATGPSINWLQGNVWFSVLGLGILCTAVAYIFYFRLIADIGPLRSLTVTFLIPPFGVLWGYLILHETISEVFIIGAAIVCFSVWLVISPDKKVLSPKVNPNIR from the coding sequence ATGCGTGTGTCAGATTATATCAGGCTGTTATTTCTTGCCGCAGTATGGGGAGCCAGCTTCCTTTTTATGAAAATAGCCACGCCCGAGTTTGGGGCGGTAAACACAGCTTTTTTGAGGGTGTTTTTTGGTTTTGTCGGGCTGGCGGTGATTCTTGTCACCCTTAGATCTTCTTTTCGCTTTGAGGGTAAATTCCGTTCGGCGCTTATTTTAGGCGCGATTAACTCCGGGCTGCCTTTCTTTATGTATTGTCTGGCCGCAAAATGGCTACCGGCCGGATACTCCGCTATTTTAAACGCGACCACGCCGCTAATGGGCGCCATTATTGGTTTTTCTTTTTTTGGTGAAAAATTAACGGCACGAAAATGGCTGGGGGTAGTGCTGGGCCTGGTGGGGATTATGGTGATTACCTCGGTCGGTGACGCACAGTCAAACGAGGATAAAATCGCCGGGATTATTGCCTGTTTGGTCGCCACGAGCTGCTACGGCGTGGCGGGCTTTTTAACCCGCCGCTGGATCTCCAACAAGGGCGGGCTTAACCCTAAAATCGTCGCATTTGGCAGCCAAATTGGTGCCGTGCTTTTCCTGCTGCCGTTCTTTGCCTGGAGCGTGGCGACCGGTCCTTCCATAAACTGGTTACAAGGCAATGTCTGGTTCAGCGTGTTGGGATTAGGTATTCTCTGCACCGCCGTGGCCTATATTTTTTACTTCCGTTTAATCGCCGATATCGGGCCATTACGCAGCCTGACGGTGACCTTTTTAATTCCGCCGTTTGGCGTGCTGTGGGGATACCTCATTTTGCATGAAACCATCAGCGAAGTATTTATTATCGGCGCGGCGATTGTCTGTTTCTCCGTCTGGCTGGTGATAAGCCCGGACAAGAAAGTGCTCTCTCCCAAAGTGAATCCGAACATCCGCTAA
- a CDS encoding efflux transporter outer membrane subunit gives MKILSPLALCLAAALSAGCANTLKSDYHAPEVRYPVSWDKSDATHDLAPFDWQAFNDPHLDNWLRQVMASNNDVAIAVLRVYRARLDAERVGITNDPGLKGSLGVDGKNQLNNSSGWTKGSSASLSTSYELDLWGKIARQRDAAEWASHASEEDLRAARLTLLSEASNNYWRIGFVNQQIAVLQQSIGYSRETLRLAESRYRAGGASALDVVDAQQSLLAQENRLTGLQRDRLQVLNQQAVLLGTAPGSSVVEPTKLPNGPLPQVNANIPASVLRHRPDISAQEWRVHEALANVDIRRTEYYPAFTLTGSLGSGSSTLLNVLHNPIASVGASLTLPFLDWRQRGVEVKIARNDYEQRVLAFKQSLYKAMSSIEDELSLRSQLLEQEIRLREGLELARKSERLNEVRYRQGAARISFWLDAQEKRRQAELLLDENRFNQFQNLAKIYLEFGGSSTFP, from the coding sequence ATGAAAATTTTATCACCTTTGGCTTTGTGCCTCGCCGCCGCGCTCAGCGCAGGCTGCGCTAATACGCTGAAAAGCGACTATCACGCGCCGGAAGTACGCTATCCCGTCAGCTGGGACAAGAGCGATGCTACCCACGACCTGGCGCCGTTTGACTGGCAAGCGTTTAACGATCCCCATCTCGATAACTGGCTGCGCCAGGTCATGGCAAGCAATAACGATGTCGCTATTGCCGTGCTTCGGGTATACCGGGCGCGACTCGACGCGGAAAGAGTCGGTATCACCAACGATCCCGGGTTGAAAGGTTCATTGGGTGTAGACGGGAAAAATCAGCTCAATAACTCGTCCGGCTGGACAAAAGGCAGTAGCGCCAGCCTCAGCACCAGCTATGAGCTGGATCTCTGGGGCAAAATAGCCCGCCAGCGCGATGCGGCGGAGTGGGCAAGTCATGCCAGCGAAGAAGATTTACGCGCCGCACGCCTGACGCTGCTTTCCGAGGCCAGCAATAATTACTGGCGCATTGGCTTTGTGAACCAGCAGATTGCCGTCCTCCAGCAGAGCATTGGCTATTCAAGAGAGACGCTGCGTCTGGCCGAGTCTCGCTATCGTGCAGGCGGTGCTTCCGCGCTGGATGTCGTGGACGCGCAGCAAAGTTTGCTCGCGCAGGAAAACCGACTTACCGGGCTGCAGCGAGATCGTCTGCAGGTGCTGAACCAGCAGGCCGTATTGCTGGGGACCGCTCCGGGCAGCTCAGTGGTTGAGCCAACAAAACTGCCCAACGGCCCTCTGCCGCAAGTTAACGCGAATATTCCTGCCAGCGTACTGAGACACCGACCTGATATCAGTGCGCAAGAGTGGCGGGTACATGAAGCCCTGGCCAACGTTGATATACGGCGTACCGAATACTATCCCGCGTTCACCCTGACGGGGTCGCTGGGTTCCGGCAGCAGCACGCTGCTGAACGTGCTGCATAATCCCATCGCTTCCGTGGGCGCAAGTCTGACGCTGCCGTTCCTGGACTGGCGGCAGCGGGGCGTGGAGGTGAAAATCGCCCGTAACGATTACGAGCAGCGGGTGCTGGCGTTTAAACAGTCGCTTTATAAAGCCATGAGCAGCATTGAAGACGAACTCTCCCTGCGCAGTCAATTGCTGGAGCAGGAAATAAGGCTCCGGGAGGGGCTTGAGCTTGCGCGTAAGTCAGAGCGCTTAAATGAAGTGCGCTACCGTCAAGGCGCGGCACGTATTTCATTCTGGCTCGATGCCCAGGAAAAACGCCGCCAGGCAGAACTGTTGCTGGATGAAAACCGCTTTAATCAGTTCCAGAATCTGGCAAAAATTTATCTCGAGTTTGGCGGGTCGTCTACTTTCCCCTAA